In Oceanobacillus sp. FSL K6-2867, one DNA window encodes the following:
- a CDS encoding SPFH domain-containing protein, translating to MSFFRSQLSDVVEWEEFRDDMIFWKWSNREIKKGSKLIIRPGQDAVFLNSGRIEGIFQDDGDYDIESQIIPFLSTLKGFKFGFNSGMRVEVLFVNTKEFTVKWGTKNAINIPTPTLPGGLPIRANGTFNFKVNDYMALIDKIAGVKQSYLVEDIKIRITAILDQLLMKWITREGKDIFNLQANAFEISQGIKEDLDMQIMDNGMRITGFNIMSFNYPKEVQDMVTKSASHGMVGDVAKYQQIKMTDGMASGKVSGSGTASDMAGMMMGMNMANQMMQNMNQNTGQQSGQQQQPNQSNNFNQNNQSNSSNQQDSSNKQIPNFCPNCGQKTTGTNFCPNCGHKFI from the coding sequence ATGTCTTTTTTTAGAAGCCAGCTCTCAGATGTAGTGGAGTGGGAAGAGTTTCGAGATGATATGATTTTTTGGAAATGGAGCAATCGTGAAATAAAAAAGGGCAGTAAGCTTATTATTCGCCCTGGTCAGGATGCTGTCTTTTTAAATAGTGGTCGAATTGAAGGGATTTTTCAAGATGATGGGGACTATGATATTGAATCCCAAATTATTCCTTTTCTATCAACCTTAAAAGGATTTAAATTTGGTTTTAATAGTGGTATGCGTGTAGAAGTACTATTCGTCAATACGAAAGAGTTCACCGTTAAATGGGGAACGAAGAATGCGATTAACATTCCGACCCCAACACTTCCAGGAGGACTACCGATCCGTGCCAATGGAACATTTAACTTTAAAGTAAATGACTACATGGCATTGATTGATAAGATTGCTGGTGTGAAGCAAAGCTATCTGGTTGAAGATATAAAAATACGAATTACGGCAATCCTTGATCAGCTTCTGATGAAATGGATAACGCGAGAAGGAAAGGATATCTTCAACCTGCAGGCGAATGCATTTGAGATTTCACAAGGAATCAAAGAAGACCTTGACATGCAGATTATGGATAACGGCATGAGAATTACCGGATTCAATATTATGAGCTTTAATTATCCGAAAGAAGTGCAGGACATGGTTACGAAAAGCGCCTCTCACGGAATGGTTGGCGATGTAGCGAAGTATCAGCAAATAAAAATGACAGATGGAATGGCTTCTGGTAAGGTTTCTGGATCTGGTACAGCCTCTGATATGGCTGGGATGATGATGGGAATGAATATGGCAAATCAAATGATGCAAAACATGAATCAGAATACAGGGCAGCAGTCCGGGCAGCAGCAACAGCCAAATCAAAGCAACAATTTCAATCAGAATAACCAATCAAATTCATCTAATCAACAAGACTCCAGCAATAAGCAAATACCTAATTTCTGTCCGAATTGCGGACAAAAAACAACTGGAACAAACTTCTGTCCGAACTGTGGGCATAAGTTTATCTAA
- a CDS encoding TPM domain-containing protein, whose protein sequence is MSRRYSKLIILIMTFVFCFVTMGTVVASESKQRIYDDANLLSEAEVTKLEELAQEYSDKQETDFIILSIEDADGKDIEKYMGDFYDEHGFGYNQQHGNTAILALDMKERDVMLMGFGKAEEYLDAERLDLVRNKITPDLSSKNYYDAFVSFIETSSRYMEFRPGVNPENPLFKWWIQLGAAVIVAGLIVGSMVYNSGDKVTTNSRTYFDDNNTRMNSKRDIFINKTVSKRRKPSNNNKGGGGRGGGGGFTGGGRSFSSSRGKF, encoded by the coding sequence GTGAGCAGACGCTATTCAAAGCTTATTATTTTGATAATGACATTTGTATTCTGTTTCGTTACAATGGGGACAGTCGTTGCATCGGAATCCAAGCAACGAATCTATGATGATGCTAATCTATTGAGTGAAGCTGAAGTGACGAAACTTGAAGAATTAGCACAAGAATATAGTGATAAACAAGAAACTGATTTTATTATTTTATCAATTGAAGATGCAGACGGAAAAGATATAGAAAAATATATGGGAGATTTCTACGACGAGCATGGGTTTGGTTATAATCAGCAACATGGCAATACTGCAATATTAGCTCTTGATATGAAAGAAAGAGACGTTATGTTGATGGGATTCGGTAAGGCAGAGGAATATTTAGATGCAGAGAGACTGGATTTAGTGCGAAATAAAATAACTCCAGATCTATCAAGTAAAAATTACTATGATGCATTTGTATCATTTATTGAAACGTCTTCAAGGTATATGGAATTTAGACCCGGTGTCAATCCTGAAAATCCGTTATTTAAATGGTGGATTCAATTAGGAGCAGCGGTAATTGTTGCGGGGCTAATTGTAGGATCAATGGTCTATAATTCAGGTGACAAGGTCACTACGAACAGTCGAACTTATTTTGATGATAACAATACACGCATGAATAGTAAACGTGATATTTTTATTAATAAAACCGTTAGCAAACGGAGAAAGCCTTCAAATAATAATAAGGGTGGCGGTGGCCGCGGAGGTGGCGGCGGCTTTACTGGCGGTGGACGCTCATTTAGCAGCAGCAGAGGGAAGTTCTAG
- a CDS encoding TFIIB-type zinc ribbon-containing protein, producing MVIHYKCPNCGSDMEFDAVSGMLSCGSCGRKDNIEDFSEEFITTTFSEDEAKQYNCDNCGAVIITEADTTATHCSFCGAGVVLGDRLSGDLAPAKVIPFTISKEEAMAAFRKWCRNGRLTPKGFMTADRVKGITGLYVPFWLYDLDSKADVKAVGTRVRTYTRGNYIYTEKKFYDVYRDIDLSYVKVPVDASEKLDDTLMDKLEPYNYQKFKDFKTPYLAGYIAEKYNFSDEELFSRVKTKVQPYIDSYIRSTISGYSSVNYKSKNIRTKKTKAHYVLLPVWMVYYDFDKQEHTFAMNGQTGKIVGKPPISLGKVASWFGGIAAAAFVTLKIISYAVGGVLW from the coding sequence TTGGTTATTCATTATAAATGTCCAAACTGCGGATCTGATATGGAATTTGACGCTGTATCGGGGATGTTATCCTGTGGTAGCTGTGGAAGAAAAGATAATATTGAAGACTTCTCTGAAGAATTTATCACCACAACATTTTCTGAAGATGAAGCAAAGCAGTACAACTGTGATAACTGTGGAGCAGTTATCATTACGGAAGCAGACACAACGGCAACACATTGCAGCTTCTGTGGAGCGGGAGTAGTACTGGGAGATCGGTTATCAGGTGATTTAGCTCCAGCGAAGGTTATCCCTTTCACAATCAGTAAGGAAGAAGCAATGGCTGCCTTCCGTAAATGGTGCCGTAATGGTCGTTTAACACCTAAAGGATTTATGACTGCGGATCGAGTAAAGGGAATCACCGGATTATATGTCCCGTTTTGGTTGTATGATTTAGATAGTAAAGCAGATGTAAAAGCTGTTGGAACGAGAGTGAGAACGTATACGCGGGGAAATTACATCTATACGGAAAAGAAATTTTATGATGTGTACCGTGATATTGATTTAAGCTATGTAAAAGTTCCTGTAGACGCGTCCGAAAAGCTGGATGATACGTTAATGGATAAATTAGAACCATATAATTATCAGAAGTTTAAAGATTTTAAAACCCCATATCTTGCTGGGTACATTGCAGAAAAATATAATTTTAGTGATGAAGAATTGTTTTCTCGGGTAAAAACAAAAGTACAGCCCTACATAGACTCCTATATTCGTTCAACCATCAGTGGATATTCTTCGGTAAATTATAAAAGTAAAAATATCCGTACGAAAAAAACAAAAGCACATTATGTTCTTTTACCTGTTTGGATGGTTTATTATGATTTTGATAAGCAAGAGCATACCTTTGCGATGAACGGTCAGACAGGAAAGATAGTTGGGAAACCACCAATTAGTCTAGGGAAGGTAGCTAGCTGGTTTGGTGGAATTGCTGCAGCTGCATTCGTCACCTTGAAAATTATCTCCTATGCTGTTGGAGGTGTTCTTTGGTGA
- a CDS encoding PspA/IM30 family protein, whose protein sequence is MEILRRFRDIMSSNINALLDKAENPEKMIDQYLRDLNQDLGKVKSETASIMAAEKRAQRELEECQSDIINMQKYAVKALEAGNEDDARKFLGKKAELTAKEADLSTSHELASTNAQQMRQMHDKLVSDIGELEARKNILKGKAAVARSQKKVNEFASSMGGANRSMSAFDRMEAKINQSLDEANAMAELNKGAGEDINDLTAKYDSDAQVESELSALKAQLNVDDELEALKAQLQTEEEPIQSEEQLQSEKDQAKTEEQ, encoded by the coding sequence ATGGAGATTTTAAGAAGATTCAGGGATATTATGTCAAGTAACATCAATGCATTGTTGGATAAGGCCGAAAATCCGGAGAAGATGATCGACCAGTACTTACGAGATTTGAATCAAGATTTAGGAAAAGTAAAATCTGAAACGGCATCCATTATGGCAGCTGAAAAGCGGGCGCAACGTGAGCTTGAAGAGTGTCAGTCAGATATCATAAATATGCAGAAATACGCTGTAAAGGCATTAGAAGCTGGAAATGAAGATGATGCAAGAAAATTCCTTGGAAAGAAAGCAGAGCTCACAGCAAAAGAAGCGGATTTGAGCACTTCCCATGAGCTAGCTTCTACAAATGCTCAGCAGATGAGACAAATGCATGACAAGCTTGTGTCGGATATTGGCGAACTTGAAGCGAGAAAGAATATTTTAAAAGGAAAAGCTGCTGTTGCCAGATCGCAAAAGAAAGTAAATGAATTTGCTTCTTCGATGGGTGGAGCAAATCGCTCGATGTCAGCCTTTGACCGAATGGAAGCAAAAATCAATCAGTCACTTGATGAGGCAAATGCAATGGCAGAGCTGAATAAAGGTGCCGGTGAAGATATCAATGATTTAACTGCTAAATATGATTCAGATGCTCAAGTTGAGAGTGAACTCTCTGCATTAAAAGCACAGCTGAATGTTGATGATGAACTGGAAGCATTGAAAGCACAATTACAAACTGAAGAAGAGCCAATACAAAGTGAAGAGCAGCTGCAAAGCGAGAAGGACCAAGCAAAAACTGAAGAACAATAA
- the cyoE gene encoding heme o synthase: MKEKLESHAVKSSLLEDLKLLVKFTVLVANYLPVLAGYILALHFTGRDFQLLDFVFVSFGSTLVMAGALILNNWYDVDIDSVMDRTKKRPTVTGSFTMRQVFTTGIVTTVFGFIMLVFINLETTLYAFIGWFTYVFLYTMWSKRRYTLNTVIGSVSGAVTPLIGWSAVDNAVHIVPLTLFLLLFIWQIPHTFAIAMKKCEEYRAAGVPMLPVVYGFNMTKRQMFIYIAALLPLPLFLTTLGTVFVVIAMLLNIGWLVLAIAGFFVKDDLKWAQWNFLFSVNYLMIIFLLAMAVTLPVFQ; the protein is encoded by the coding sequence ATGAAGGAAAAGTTAGAGTCGCATGCTGTTAAAAGTTCCCTTTTAGAGGATCTGAAATTATTAGTTAAATTTACTGTGTTAGTTGCAAACTACTTGCCTGTTCTTGCAGGCTATATTTTAGCATTGCATTTTACGGGGCGGGATTTTCAGTTGCTGGATTTCGTGTTTGTAAGTTTCGGCTCAACACTTGTTATGGCAGGCGCCTTAATATTAAATAATTGGTATGATGTGGACATTGACTCTGTTATGGATCGAACGAAAAAAAGACCTACCGTTACGGGAAGTTTTACAATGAGACAAGTGTTCACAACAGGGATTGTAACGACTGTATTCGGATTTATCATGCTCGTTTTTATCAATCTGGAAACAACGCTGTATGCCTTTATTGGTTGGTTTACGTATGTATTTTTATATACAATGTGGTCTAAACGCAGGTACACCTTAAATACGGTAATCGGCAGTGTTTCAGGTGCGGTAACACCATTGATTGGCTGGTCTGCGGTCGATAATGCAGTACATATCGTTCCTTTAACGTTGTTTCTTCTGCTATTCATTTGGCAAATACCGCATACATTTGCGATTGCCATGAAGAAATGTGAAGAATACCGTGCCGCTGGAGTTCCTATGCTGCCAGTTGTTTATGGGTTTAATATGACAAAGCGGCAGATGTTCATTTATATTGCTGCATTATTACCGCTTCCACTTTTTTTAACAACTTTAGGAACGGTGTTTGTTGTGATTGCAATGCTTCTTAATATCGGTTGGTTAGTGCTGGCTATCGCCGGATTTTTTGTGAAAGATGATTTGAAATGGGCACAATGGAACTTTCTCTTTTCGGTTAACTATTTAATGATTATTTTCTTATTGGCTATGGCTGTTACCCTTCCGGTGTTTCAGTAG